TAGTTGACCTGGAGAGCCTtttgggcatgcctggaggcagcaggagccagtctgtgcattagcaggggttttttttttatgagagacccgaACAGGaactgggggcggggcttcactctgcacaacgaagcaaagaaaaacgatcaacttctaattgaggaaccaggtcagagagaatgctgggacaaaggtaggtaattctgttTACTTATTGTTTAAAGGTTAACACTGGTAGTACAGGTAGCTATTAAAATGATCTAATATGCGTTTTAGGCATGCAAACAGACTGTACTTGCTGAGTCAGGCACCTTCAATTTACCAAAACTGTAAATCACCATTAGTCTGAATTAGCTTAAGTAGTCCTCCTCATTTAAGGGCACCATATGGGACAAATGAATGTTAGGTATATTAAAGCAATCATGTTTAGTACTTTGTTGCATATCCCTTGCATTCAATGACTGCTTGAAGTCTGTGATTCATAGACACCACCAGGTGCTGAGTATCTTCTTTGGTGATGCTCTGCCAAGCCTCTACTGCAGCCACCTTCAACTCCTGCTTGTTCCAGGGGCTGGGCCATTTAAGTTTCCTCTTCAGCATATGGAAGGCATTCTTAACTGGATTTAAAATCAGGTGACTGGCTTGGCCATTCAAGAGTTTTCCATTTCTTAGGTTTGAGAATCTCCTCTGTTGCCTTAGCAGTATGTTTGGGATCATTATCTTGTTGCAGGATAAGCACCGTCCAATGAGTTTGGAGGTATTTACTGGAACTGGAGCAGATGTTTCTATGCACCTCAGAATTCATTGTGCAACTACCATAAGCAGTTGCATCATCAATGAACATAAGTGTGCCAGAACCTGTGGCATCCATACATTCCCAAGCCATAACATCCTCACCACCATGTTTAACAGATGTGCTGGTATGTGTTAGATCTTGGACAGTTTCGTTTTGTCTCCACACTTTCCTCTTGCCATCGCACTTATACAAGTTAAGCTTGGTCTAATCTGTCCATAAAACATTTTTCCAGAACTCTGCAGGCTCAGTTAAGTAACTGTTCGCTAACTGTAATCTGGCCTTCCTGTTTTTGTGGCTAACTAGTGGTTTGCATCTTGCAGCAtactctgtatttctgttcatgaaGTCTTCTGTGGATACATTGTACAGGCATTTGAGGATTTTTCTTTATCATAGTGCGGATTCTTCTGAAGGTCTTACTTTGTCTTCCAGTCCCTTTGTGATTACAGAGCTCACCAGTGCATCCCTTCTTTTTAATGGTATCCCAGACACTTGACTCTGGTAATTCTAAGGTTTCTCTAATGGTTTTATTCTTGGTTTTCAGCCTCATAATAGCTTCCTTGACATTCGTTGGCACAGCTTTTCTCCTCATTTTGAACAAGGGCAACTACAGATTCCAAATGGTAGAAGCAGCCTAGGTATCTTATCCCTAAAGCAATGCAACACACCTGAGTAATCACAAACATCAGTGAAGCCGATTGTCCCAAACATAATGGTGCCCTGCAATTTTGAGgactgtgtaaaaaatgttgcataCAAATAATGTTAATTTAATGTCTGTAACGTGCACTTTAATCACATCTAAGTTGATTGAAAattttactatatataatatatatatataatatacatataaatacatacatatatatatagcagagctggtaggaagcaggcactcacgtatttTTATGCAtcaaaaatgcctgggtgcagtatacaaattACAGGGGTTACAGTTGAAAcagaataccgcactcacaggacttaatgaaaaatatagttctgttttattgtgaaaaacgtctatctaacgtttcggccgtgtccacagcctttctcaaaggctaTATAAACATCACCCAAGCAGAAGAAAGCCAAGTTGTTTTGGGACTAAAGCTGGATCATACATGTAACTATCTTTCTTTACTcaacaaccaatttcagtgcaatacacaaaaataaaaaattattgtaagTTAGTATGCAGCAAACAATCATACATCTAGTGATCTTTCATCCACTGGGCAGAAAATCAATAGGCCAGATTTAAAAGTTAGTGAAATTTGTCCAGTTATTTGCCGGACCAAGCAGGCGTTTTTCCTAAACTAGACAATATTACTGTAAATGGTGgttttcgttgatggacaaatcatacttttaaaaaCAATCATTTCATAATAAGTTTGGTCCTATAATAaggaaaagatcttttaaaaatctacatgtgTATTTATGGCCATCTTTAGGAGACTGCATTGAATAGGAgtaacaatagcttatctgaaagcagttttattgtGATGTACTGGTTCCTTCTGAatgctcaggatcaggcacaatgcactgagatggctgcctacacacaatatcacaggaaaaaacacatttattggtccaagaataacattttaaatactagaatgaattatttgcaatttacatagagtaatttagtaagaaaaaaaaaactacactataatcatgacagaatccctttaaggataCCTATGTGTATACACCTCTTAAAATTAAAGACAACTATCTCAATATGTATCttattattttatatgtaatataGATGCATAAATATAGCATGCCTATAAGATTACTCAGGTAATAAAGATgctatttttatgtatatattatgttatgtAACTTTGCACAGTAATTAATCGCTGTGTATGAAGTCTTGGTAATGAGATTGATTGTTACACTGTAATTTGGGTTTCTATTTCACATGATATTTCCATGTCTAATACAGTGATATTGTACACTACAATCCCTTTTTCCTcactactcttttttttttctttcaggaaCACCTTACCAGAGCTGCAGGTTCTGATCCATTTTGCTATATATGGTGTTTACAATTCACTCTGGGATTGAGTTAAGTATTGGCTAGGAAACTGGTTTAACTGCTCAGGTGTGCACTGATTCATCTTTAACATGATACAACTGCCTATTTCTGACCATCAGGAAGATAAAATCAGCTAGATAAGTTTCAGACTGACAACGCAACATTGCCTCCTGTGGCTCACAATTTCTCAATAAAAAATGGTTGAAGACACCAGAACTGATATTTTTAGCTGGgaagagacagaagaggaaagtaaataattcaaaaactataaaaaaatgaaaacctattgaaaagttgctaggaataggccattctatagcaaACTAAGTTAACCTGGAGGTGAACTACTCTTTTAAACAAATATTCATAGAACAAGGCTAAAATAAGCAAATTATATAAAACAAGGTAAATTAAAGGCTCATGTGCATATCTGGGGAACAAAAAATACAGATGTATgcatttacaattattttattataaaacaaaaaattttatgatcaaaaatgtgttaaaaagatACATCTTTGTCTTTGAAAAATCTCAAAAAGTATAACATGTTGCAAAATCATATTAACTAAAGTATTAAGAGGCTGACAaggcaaaaattaaaataatatatcaatACAAAAACATTTCCACAGAAATGCAAACGATCAAAAATAAACCTTAACAAGGTTTAGAACTTTACGCttgaatcaaataaataaataaaggagagGGAAAACAGTAGTACTTCATTAGTTAAAGTATgattaaaaaagcagaaattgcAGTAAGAATTGCCACTGTaatgaattatacatttttattatataagcaGATGTACTTAATATTATACACTCATAAAAGGTCCACACCCTGAAATTACAAAACTCCTGTGCAAAGAGCCAAAATAAGACATGTTATTAATGGAAAAAACCTCAGCAGATGCTGTTTTTTGACCTGCCCTTCATAGTATATTTGTCTATCCAAACTACGTTGCCTAACATTTTCTAAATCAATATGGTAACCAGTTTatgcataaatgtttttttttatgacttattttatGATTTGATTGCTTACTAAGCTGGTATATCTATCATGTGGCAAAAGAGTGATGGaacattaatatgcaaaatcCAGTGGTGGCGTGTGTAATTCAATATCTATAAATTAACaccaaaaatactaaaaaatgtaaCCTACTTAAATTAGGTAATTAGATTATTGACTATAATTTGTGCTGAACACACTGACAGAAGCTCCAAATATACTCAATGCATTTTCTACAGCTGTTTTACAAACAAGTGTTGTGCTTTTCAATTAACAGAGCAGctcttttttccatttgaaaatgTTCCTAAATATTGACTTCTATTGTATGCACTTATACTATAGTTTGGAAAACACACTTAATAAATGCAGACATTCTGTGGAAgttgaaaaaaaacccatcacCACATGCACACACCAAGCAAAAGTTCCAAGCAAACATTATATTTCCGAAACCAGGCACAGCCATGATGGAGAACAGCTCTGTATTAAGCAACAGGAAGCTTGAGCTATATTTAGAATTATACCTTACTCCTGAAGAGTGGCTTGGCACCTGGACCACAGTACTCATTGTAGATAAGTTTAAACAAGAACAAATGGAACAGTGTGATAAGTGATGCCACACTAAACCAGAACAAGAAAGGCAGCCCTCGATATTGCTTTGCCATATGTTCTTCATGTGCCAAAATTTCCTTCAGATGAAGGGTATGTCTTAAGTCCTGAAGGTGTGTCAGATCTGTAGAGATATACAGCAGTGGCGTTAATGGCTGAGTTACGAGCACTGGAAATATGTGCCCTCGAATTTCAGAAGTCAATTCCACTGGCTCATTTAGGCATCCTGCTTCACAGGCATAAAGTTTTACCAGTTTATCCTGGAATTTCACAGACACGTGGAGAAAAGGCTTTTCATCTTTATCCAAAAGGACAGCAAGGTTAATGAGGTCCTTGTTATAATGTACTCCACGAAGTGAGTAACTATTGTGAAGGACATGTGGGTCTGATTGAAACTGTAAGTGGTTCTCTGTAAACTGCAAGCCTCCAAAGCTCAGAAGCATACCCTGCATTAGTCCATGGGCACCAGCTGACACTAAACTTTTGCATCCTCTCTTTTGCAAAGTCAGTTTCCATAAATCCCAAAGTTGCAAAAGTTGTGTAATACCACTAAGGCTACTAGGCCACAAATTCTCAGCATGCATAGTGGAATGACCAGTGAAACAGTGATCAGCATAATTCAGAAACGATTCCATTTTATCTCTCTCCTCGTTGCTTAAAATGGGGTCCACCAATGGTGCCAGAGAGCAGGAAAGCATGTAGTAAAGAGTGATGTTGATGGTATCTCGGGATGGGGTATGCAAATCTTTGATCTTTTTCATCTCTATGCCTAAAATAAACAAGTGTACAATGTTATTAAGAAGTTAGCCCATTAtgcttaaaatgtaataaatacaaaaaatcagGTGACTAGTCGCCTGTGACTTTGCCTCgtcaactaatctcctcatgtgccatgaGCATAGATCACTAGACCATTATCTCCTTACTTCTATCAGGTTCCCCATAGGAAACTTTACAGGGTGCACATACAGTAGAGAAATTTTGGGTGAAATTCTGTACTGCGCCCAGCCAAACTGAAGGTGATGTCTGGAAGATTTCTATGGGGTGCTCAGCAAGACGTATGGTGTGCTATTTAAAGATGAGCAATAGAAAAGTGCATGTGGGGTTAACTAACAACTTGTTACTCCccaatcatttttctttttcttgtacTATAATATTGCACTGCAAGTAACTTTTGTGGCCTCCAACCTGCCCTATTTTTATAGCTACCCAGCATGCACATTGTAGTATAGACTACTTTGGTCAAGGTCACATTGAAATGATCTGCTCTTTCGGCTGAAATATTCTGAGGAATGTAGTGACACCTGCTATTGCGGGTGAATCACTTAAGAATTGATTGTTGCTTGCTATAGAAAGAAAGACCTGTCGGGTTGCACTATTGGGTCTGATGCACATAACAAAAACAACTGAATGGGGGGCAGGGTGTGCATTTTAAACTTGAAACTGTCATTGGGTACATCCTTTCCTATTAAAATCAGAAAAGTGTGGCTACTGAACGGCCAATCACTGCTGATAGCAGCAGTAAACTTGCTGAGAGGGAGAGCTTCATCTTGTATATATCTGGTGAGTTGTCCCGATTGATGCAACTTGACCTCTGATTAATTCACCGGTAAGCCTGCATTTAATCTATGAAGTCATGCCTGTAGACATTtggaagttacatagttaatacAGTACCCTCTAATATCCAGTTCAGCCCTGTCATGACAATAAACCAACAATGATGTGTTTTGTGTAAATTTGTTTATTTAACTGACAGCACGCTATACCTTTTATGTTTAAAGGGAAGTTTACTAAAACAGTATGTATGATATAAACAGTGCTAATAGCCAACAATCTGTCAACGTGAGATCTATCGTGTGACATCTGAAAGCCCTGTAAAGGTGAAAAACTGAAAAGGACATATGGTAAAAGGAAAGCTCAGCTCACAATCTGCTTCTATGATTGCTTGAGTTTTCACAAAAATATCTGTGAAACAACTGAGACCTCAGGAGTGCCaaatttatatcattttactGTATTGTATTTCTATAAATGTAGAAATACATTTCAGTTAATATTAAGTATGCCTAATTAAGGGATCATAAAAGCTGTTTAAAGTCATGTTAACCACAAGATCTGCATCCACCAGCTCCTTGCTGTAAGTGCACCAACAGGCACAGTGTCATCTTATGTGCATACACAGAGTGAATTTCAgtgttaaaatatatatgtttgtgtccCCGAGGCAAAACAAGATCCGTGTTGACACTGGCTTACACTATGCCCCTGTCTGCGCGCTTACACCAAGAAGGGGATGGAAGTGTATTGATAGAGAAACAACTTGTTGTGCCTTTAGCCTAATGAAATATAACAATATCATTCAGGATTAAAGTAAACACAGtttaactaaaaaaacaaaaaaaacaatgaaacttAAGCATAGATGGTTCTTCACGGCAAGGGCAGCGAGATTgtgaaatgccctgctgggtaatgttgatggcagattctataaaTACGTTTAAGAGTggcttgaacaagcataatatccaaggctatagtgatatatacatacaccaatatctatactaattgtagatatgAATGATGCAAAAGAATGTCAGATCTCACAGGATTTTTCTTAGCAACAAAACCAAAAACGTTATTCAAGTAAGTCCCCACAGGGACATTCgctgtgaggaaaaaaaaaaagggcacctTTTCATCTGTGGAGATATCATTCCCTTAATTTGAAGCTTTCAGAATAAAGCATCCTGTTACTAGCATTTTTCATGTTATTTCTATTAAGAATGAACATACATTTGCATAAAGAGTATACAGTATAATTCATACCAATACATTTTTCTGAGCATTAAAAGTTAGTGGATGTAAACTACACTTATAAAtaagttattatttttttctttaaacaatgacacataggggcagatttatcaaaatgtcaggacagagctcaccactgaaaaattcacccactttctattcattcctatgggagttttagaagcaTATTGCCCCATAGTATTACAGAGGGGAGACCCAGATAGTTAATACACATTTTAAAGAATGTTCCAATATGATTATTAAAGTCATTATGAGGAGCACGGatcaatataaaacaaatatacaggcaCATGAAAAGAATTCTTACCTGATACAAACAAGTCTGACCAAATTTGCTGATGTTCATGGAACAAGTCTTCAGTTTTCATGTGCATCAATTCAAACATTTCCTTTTTAGCAGATTCTCGTAACTTACTAAAGGTATCAGACACTTTCCCTGGGTCTATTGGTTCAGAGGCATAAACAACAGAAAAAACAGTTTCATCATAGTCTGATTTGGGGCTTACTTGTAGTCTACTGACTAACTTTTTGGTAGCAACCACAACTAAGATAATTTTGCCATCTTCAACAGATACCCTTCCAGATGATAGGAGAAATTGCCTTTCTTGAACCTTCTCCACACTCGTGGTAAATGTCTCCCCTGTAAGGGGTTTTTGGGATGAAATATCAAATGTCACCACTCTGTCACTTGGATTTGCAATGTGGATTTTTTGTACATACACATGTGGCCTGCTTCTGTGTGCAAAGTGATCTTCTCTCACTGTAACACAGTCATGAGATGAATCAGAAGCTTCCATTTGTAGGCAACGAATGGTCCTTATCAAACCTtctttaaagaaaattgcagttgCATGAGTCTCTGCTAATGCACCTACACTCTTAACAAAAGTCAATGGAGAATAATTGGTCAAGTGAAATAATACTGACAATGAAGACACCCAAAGATTGTTTTTACCAACATCCACAATAATATGTCCATTGCCAACCATGGTTGGCCCTTG
The sequence above is a segment of the Xenopus tropicalis strain Nigerian chromosome 7, UCB_Xtro_10.0, whole genome shotgun sequence genome. Coding sequences within it:
- the kiaa2013 gene encoding uncharacterized protein KIAA2013 homolog precursor, producing the protein MWLQQRLKVFPGLLSSSWARRVLAVSGFLVIIYWYIFSGSLFRSFWYAGPPRGISGACLHGQTMQWKALAEKGDVVMVSFPGEETKMQGPTMVGNGHIIVDVGKNNLWVSSLSVLFHLTNYSPLTFVKSVGALAETHATAIFFKEGLIRTIRCLQMEASDSSHDCVTVREDHFAHRSRPHVYVQKIHIANPSDRVVTFDISSQKPLTGETFTTSVEKVQERQFLLSSGRVSVEDGKIILVVVATKKLVSRLQVSPKSDYDETVFSVVYASEPIDPGKVSDTFSKLRESAKKEMFELMHMKTEDLFHEHQQIWSDLFVSGIEMKKIKDLHTPSRDTINITLYYMLSCSLAPLVDPILSNEERDKMESFLNYADHCFTGHSTMHAENLWPSSLSGITQLLQLWDLWKLTLQKRGCKSLVSAGAHGLMQGMLLSFGGLQFTENHLQFQSDPHVLHNSYSLRGVHYNKDLINLAVLLDKDEKPFLHVSVKFQDKLVKLYACEAGCLNEPVELTSEIRGHIFPVLVTQPLTPLLYISTDLTHLQDLRHTLHLKEILAHEEHMAKQYRGLPFLFWFSVASLITLFHLFLFKLIYNEYCGPGAKPLFRSKEDTSV